From Amycolatopsis sp. WQ 127309:
GGCGATCGTGCTGCACTCGGTGCCGCCGCTGGTCGTGTTCGTCGCCGTCGAGGCGATCACTGACCTGCGGGACAAGCTCACCGATGCCGTCCTGGTCGCAGCTGAACGGCGTCCCGTCCAGGAGACCGGGCGACGAGTGCTGTTCGCCGATTACCTCGCTATCGCTCGGGAGAGCTGGACGCCGGACGTCGAGATCACCCCGGCGTGGGTACGGCGGGCTACCGGCTGCTCGCGGGGCCTGTCGCCCCGGCTGGCGCGGGCACTGCGGTCGGAGGTGGGCAATGGCTGAGTCGTTGCCGGTCAAGGTTGATCCCGTGTTCGACGGTGAACTGGTCGACGACACGTTGCCTCAACCGCGACGCCGGGAGCCGAAGACCAACCGCTTCGTCCGGTGGTGGCGGCACTCGCCGCGTGTGCCGTTGTGGCTGAAGAGCAAGCCGCAGGCCGTCCAAGCGGGCAAGGACGCCGTCGTCGGGCTGGTGAAGTCGCCGTGGCGGTACGTCGGCGCGGTTGTTCGCGGGCTGGTCGTCGGGGCGCGGTGGTGGCGTGGGTGGGTCACCGTCCAGGACTACCGAACGGCGGCCGAGGAGTCGGAGAAGCTGGCCGACAAGTTCACTGAGATTCGGGCGCTCACCCTGTTCCGCTGGAAGGTGACCGGTGCTGTCCTGGTCGTCGCGATCGTCGGGGTGGCCGTCGTTGACCTGGTGTACGGCACCGATCCTCTGAGGATCGGTGCGGCCGCCGCCTCCTTGGCGCTCGCGATCCTCGGACGTAAGAAGGACGGCAGTCCCGGCCGAAAGCCGGCGCTCGCCGGGCCGCGAACCCTGACGTGGACGATGGACCCGCAGGTGCTGGTGGACGCGTTCCGGGACGCGAAGCTGATCGGCAAGGATGAGGCATTACGGCTCGTCGAGCGCGCGACGCGTGTCGGTGACGGCTGGGCGGTCACGGTCGACCTTCCGGCCACCCGCAAGGCGGCTGACGTCGTGAAGAACCGGGACGCGCTCGCGTCGGCGCTTGCCGTCGATGAGGTCCAGTTGATCGTCGAACGGGTCCGCGGCAACGGTGGACACGCGGGACGAGTATCGATGTGGGTGGCTGATGAAGACCCGTACGCCTCTCCGCCGCTGCGGACGCCGCTGCTGGGCGTGGCTCAGTGGGATGCATGGCGGCCGATCCCGTTCGGACGGGACGCGCGGGACCGGCGGATCGACCTTCCGTTGGTGTGGACGTCCCTGCTGGTCGGGGCCATCCCTCGGCAGGGCAAGACCTTCGCCGCCCGGCTCGCGGCGGCGGGGCTCATCCTCGACGCTTGGGTACGGCTGTACGTCGCGGACTTCAAGGCTGGGAAGGACTGGGACGCGGCCGGCCTGGTGGCGCACCGTTTCATGTCGGGCGACGAGCCCGAACACGTTCTGGCGCTTGTGGACTGGCTGATTGAGCTGGTCGGTGAGGTTCAGACTCGGTTTCGGCGGATGCGCGATCTGGACGACCTCACGTGCCCGGAATCGAAGGTCACGCCGGAGATGTCCCGCGACAAGGCGCTGAACATGCCCATTACGGCCATCTTCATCGATGAGGTTCAGGTTCCGTTGGAGGATCGCACGCCCGTGGACGTGCAAGGGAAGAAGCTCACCGCGGGTGAGTACGTCGGCGAGTTGCTGACGTGGCTGGCGAAGAAGGGACCGGCCGCCGGGATCGTGCTTGTGCTGGCGACGCAGCGGCCGGACTCGAAGACGATTCCGTCCGGGCTGCGGGCGGTGCTCGGGTCGCGGTTCGCGCTGCGGGTGATGGACTGGCGCGACTCGAACATCGTGCTCGGCGAGCAGATGAACACGCGCGGGTTCGACTCCAGTCGGCTGCTGCCCTCGCACAAGGGTGTTGGCATCCTGCGGCCGGATGGCGACACGTCGGCCGGTGCTGATGTGCTGGCCATGACGGTTCGGACGTACTACATGCCGAACGAGGACTGGCGGACCATCTGCGAGCAGGGCCGGACGCTGCGCGAGGCAGCCGGGACGCTCACCGGGCACGCGACCGGGCAAGACACCATGCCGGTGCTCGACCACGCGGCCGCGGTCAAGGCAATCGGTGCAGGTCACGTGGTTGGCGAGGCTCAGTCGCCCGGTGAGCTGCCCGAGGTGCTCGCATCGCTCGTCGAGTACTTGGGAGACGATCTCGGGCCAGACGGCCGAGACTTCGTGCCGACAGCCGAGTTGCTGGACGTCCTGGAGGTCGACTCCCGGACGTTCGCGCAGCAGATGGCCGAGGTGGGATGCCGGCCGACACGCGACCGCGTGACCGGCGAAGACGGCGAGACGCGGCAGGTTCGCGGGTACCGGACGGCTGAAATCAGGAGTGCAATCGACCGCGCGGGGGGAGGCGGCGAATTGACCGGGCAGGAAGGTCGTTCATGA
This genomic window contains:
- a CDS encoding FtsK/SpoIIIE domain-containing protein, with translation MAESLPVKVDPVFDGELVDDTLPQPRRREPKTNRFVRWWRHSPRVPLWLKSKPQAVQAGKDAVVGLVKSPWRYVGAVVRGLVVGARWWRGWVTVQDYRTAAEESEKLADKFTEIRALTLFRWKVTGAVLVVAIVGVAVVDLVYGTDPLRIGAAAASLALAILGRKKDGSPGRKPALAGPRTLTWTMDPQVLVDAFRDAKLIGKDEALRLVERATRVGDGWAVTVDLPATRKAADVVKNRDALASALAVDEVQLIVERVRGNGGHAGRVSMWVADEDPYASPPLRTPLLGVAQWDAWRPIPFGRDARDRRIDLPLVWTSLLVGAIPRQGKTFAARLAAAGLILDAWVRLYVADFKAGKDWDAAGLVAHRFMSGDEPEHVLALVDWLIELVGEVQTRFRRMRDLDDLTCPESKVTPEMSRDKALNMPITAIFIDEVQVPLEDRTPVDVQGKKLTAGEYVGELLTWLAKKGPAAGIVLVLATQRPDSKTIPSGLRAVLGSRFALRVMDWRDSNIVLGEQMNTRGFDSSRLLPSHKGVGILRPDGDTSAGADVLAMTVRTYYMPNEDWRTICEQGRTLREAAGTLTGHATGQDTMPVLDHAAAVKAIGAGHVVGEAQSPGELPEVLASLVEYLGDDLGPDGRDFVPTAELLDVLEVDSRTFAQQMAEVGCRPTRDRVTGEDGETRQVRGYRTAEIRSAIDRAGGGGELTGQEGRS